One Euphorbia lathyris chromosome 1, ddEupLath1.1, whole genome shotgun sequence DNA segment encodes these proteins:
- the LOC136229627 gene encoding serine/threonine-protein kinase AFC2 isoform X1 translates to MEMERATEFPLTHLDRRPRKRARLGWDVPLVPKAQVGIFCGQEVGNLQSYASSGATSDHTISSALFVKGVARNGSPPWREDDKDGHYMFALGDNLTSRYKIHGKMGEGTFGQVLECWDRERKEMVAIKIVRGVKKYREAAMIEIDVLQQLGKNDRGGNRCVQLRNWFDYRNHICIVFEKLGPSLYDFLRKNNYRSFPIDLVREIGRQLLECVAFMHDLRLIHTDLKPENILLVSADYVKVPDYKGSSRSPKDSSYCKRVPKSSAIKVIDFGSTTYERQDQNYIVSTRHYRAPEVILGHGWSYPCDVWSVGCILVELCTGEALFQTHENLEHLAMMERVLGPLPQHMLKRVDRHAEKYVRRGRLDWPEGATSRESIRAVMKLQRLQNLIMQHVDHSAGDLIHLIQGLIKYDPSDRLTAREALRQPFFTSDTLRM, encoded by the exons ATGGAGATGGAACGCGCAACCGAGTTTCCCCTTACGCACCTTGATCGGCGACCTCGGAAGAGGGCGCGCCTGGGCTGGGACGTGCCTCTGGTTCCTAAG GCTCAGGTAGGAATATTTTGTGGACAAGAGGTTGGAAATTTACAAAGCTATGCATCTTCTGGAGCAACCTCAGACCATACTATCTCTAGTGCCCTATTTGTAAAAGGAGTGGCTCGAAATGGTTCTCCCCCATGGCGGGAAGATGACAAGGATGGCCATTACATGTTTGCGCTTGGAGATAATTTAACTTCACGCT ATAAGATACATGGTAAAATGGGCGAAG GCACATTTGGTCAGGTTTTAGAATGCTGGGACAGGGAAAGGAAGGAGATGGTAGCAATCAAAATTGTCCGTGGGGTTAAGAAGTATCGTGAAGCAGCTATGATAGAGATTGACGTGCTGCAACAGCTTGGTAAAAATGATAGAGGGGGCAACCG TTGTGTGCAATTACGGAACTGGTTTGACTATCGTAACCATATTTGTATT GTTTTTGAGAAGCTTGGACCAAGCTTATACGATTTTCTTCGCAAAAACAATTATCGCTCATTTCCCATTGATCTTGTCCGCGAGATTGGCAGACAACTGTTGGAATGTGTAGCAT TTATGCATGACTTGCGCTTAATTCATACTGATTTGAAGCCGGAAAACATCCTTCTGGTTTCTGCTGACTATGTGAAAGTTCCCGATTACAAG GGTTCTTCCCGCTCACCAAAAGATAGTTCCTACTGTAAAAGAGTCCCAAAGTCTAGTGCCATTAAGGTGATAGACTTTGGTAGCACTACTTACGAGCGTCAAGACCAGAACTATATTGTATCAACGCGACATTATCGTGCCCCGGAAGTCATTCTTG gaCATGGATGGAGTTACCCTTGCGATGTATGGAGCGTTGGTTGCATCTTAGTTGAATTATGCACT GGTGAGGCATTGTTTCAGACACATGAGAATTTGGAGCATCTGGCAATGATGGAACGGGTGCTTGGGCCACTGCCTCAGCACATGCTAAAGAGAGTGGA CCGACATGCTGAGAAATATGTTAGAAGGGGTCGACTGGACTGGCCTGAAGGTGCGACTTCAAGGGAAAGTATCAGGGCTGTTATGAAGTTGCAGCGCCTGCAG AATCTAATAATGCAGCATGTTGATCACTCAGCTGGAGATCTCATACATCTTATACAAGGACTTATTAAATATGATCCCTCAGATAGGCTAACTGCTAGAGAAGCACTTAGGCAACCCTTCTTCACTAGTGACACTCTTAGGATGTGA
- the LOC136229627 gene encoding serine/threonine-protein kinase AFC2 isoform X2 produces the protein MGEGTFGQVLECWDRERKEMVAIKIVRGVKKYREAAMIEIDVLQQLGKNDRGGNRCVQLRNWFDYRNHICIVFEKLGPSLYDFLRKNNYRSFPIDLVREIGRQLLECVAFMHDLRLIHTDLKPENILLVSADYVKVPDYKGSSRSPKDSSYCKRVPKSSAIKVIDFGSTTYERQDQNYIVSTRHYRAPEVILGHGWSYPCDVWSVGCILVELCTGEALFQTHENLEHLAMMERVLGPLPQHMLKRVDRHAEKYVRRGRLDWPEGATSRESIRAVMKLQRLQNLIMQHVDHSAGDLIHLIQGLIKYDPSDRLTAREALRQPFFTSDTLRM, from the exons ATGGGCGAAG GCACATTTGGTCAGGTTTTAGAATGCTGGGACAGGGAAAGGAAGGAGATGGTAGCAATCAAAATTGTCCGTGGGGTTAAGAAGTATCGTGAAGCAGCTATGATAGAGATTGACGTGCTGCAACAGCTTGGTAAAAATGATAGAGGGGGCAACCG TTGTGTGCAATTACGGAACTGGTTTGACTATCGTAACCATATTTGTATT GTTTTTGAGAAGCTTGGACCAAGCTTATACGATTTTCTTCGCAAAAACAATTATCGCTCATTTCCCATTGATCTTGTCCGCGAGATTGGCAGACAACTGTTGGAATGTGTAGCAT TTATGCATGACTTGCGCTTAATTCATACTGATTTGAAGCCGGAAAACATCCTTCTGGTTTCTGCTGACTATGTGAAAGTTCCCGATTACAAG GGTTCTTCCCGCTCACCAAAAGATAGTTCCTACTGTAAAAGAGTCCCAAAGTCTAGTGCCATTAAGGTGATAGACTTTGGTAGCACTACTTACGAGCGTCAAGACCAGAACTATATTGTATCAACGCGACATTATCGTGCCCCGGAAGTCATTCTTG gaCATGGATGGAGTTACCCTTGCGATGTATGGAGCGTTGGTTGCATCTTAGTTGAATTATGCACT GGTGAGGCATTGTTTCAGACACATGAGAATTTGGAGCATCTGGCAATGATGGAACGGGTGCTTGGGCCACTGCCTCAGCACATGCTAAAGAGAGTGGA CCGACATGCTGAGAAATATGTTAGAAGGGGTCGACTGGACTGGCCTGAAGGTGCGACTTCAAGGGAAAGTATCAGGGCTGTTATGAAGTTGCAGCGCCTGCAG AATCTAATAATGCAGCATGTTGATCACTCAGCTGGAGATCTCATACATCTTATACAAGGACTTATTAAATATGATCCCTCAGATAGGCTAACTGCTAGAGAAGCACTTAGGCAACCCTTCTTCACTAGTGACACTCTTAGGATGTGA
- the LOC136229627 gene encoding serine/threonine-protein kinase AFC2 isoform X3, with the protein MIEGATVMHDLRLIHTDLKPENILLVSADYVKVPDYKGSSRSPKDSSYCKRVPKSSAIKVIDFGSTTYERQDQNYIVSTRHYRAPEVILGHGWSYPCDVWSVGCILVELCTGEALFQTHENLEHLAMMERVLGPLPQHMLKRVDRHAEKYVRRGRLDWPEGATSRESIRAVMKLQRLQNLIMQHVDHSAGDLIHLIQGLIKYDPSDRLTAREALRQPFFTSDTLRM; encoded by the exons ATGATAGAGGGGGCAACCG TTATGCATGACTTGCGCTTAATTCATACTGATTTGAAGCCGGAAAACATCCTTCTGGTTTCTGCTGACTATGTGAAAGTTCCCGATTACAAG GGTTCTTCCCGCTCACCAAAAGATAGTTCCTACTGTAAAAGAGTCCCAAAGTCTAGTGCCATTAAGGTGATAGACTTTGGTAGCACTACTTACGAGCGTCAAGACCAGAACTATATTGTATCAACGCGACATTATCGTGCCCCGGAAGTCATTCTTG gaCATGGATGGAGTTACCCTTGCGATGTATGGAGCGTTGGTTGCATCTTAGTTGAATTATGCACT GGTGAGGCATTGTTTCAGACACATGAGAATTTGGAGCATCTGGCAATGATGGAACGGGTGCTTGGGCCACTGCCTCAGCACATGCTAAAGAGAGTGGA CCGACATGCTGAGAAATATGTTAGAAGGGGTCGACTGGACTGGCCTGAAGGTGCGACTTCAAGGGAAAGTATCAGGGCTGTTATGAAGTTGCAGCGCCTGCAG AATCTAATAATGCAGCATGTTGATCACTCAGCTGGAGATCTCATACATCTTATACAAGGACTTATTAAATATGATCCCTCAGATAGGCTAACTGCTAGAGAAGCACTTAGGCAACCCTTCTTCACTAGTGACACTCTTAGGATGTGA